TCCGGCGCTTTGTAGCTGGGCGACGGGGCGCATCCATCCTGTCCGGAAGGAGGGGTGTCCCGGCAGGGGTGGGACGTCGCGGGGCCGGACGCGTGGGTGTCCGGCCCCGCTGTCGCCACCGCCTGCGCCGGCGCGGTGGTCGTCGAGTGTCCCTGCTCCCGGGGGTCGACGGGTCAGCCGTCGGTGTCCGCCCCGGTCGGCAGGGGTGGTTCCCCGGCGAGGCGTTCCCACTCCTCGTCGGTGAGAACCCGGGAGCGGAGCAGGAAACGCACGCCCTCGGGTGCTTCGAGGGAGAAGCCGCTGCCCCGGCCCGGGACCACGTCGACGGTGAGGTGGGTGTGCCGCCAGTACGCGTACTGGTCGGCGCTCATCCAGAAGGGGATGTCCCCTGCGACGTGGCCGAGCAGGACGTCCGAGGCTCCGACCCGGAACTCACCGCGGGGGTAGCACATGGGGGCGCTGCCGTCGCAGCAGCCACCGGACTGGTGGAACATCAGCGGCCCGTGTGTCCCGGCGAGCCGCCGCACGAGGTCCTCGGCGGCCGGTGTCAGCTCGACGCGCCCGGTGCGAGCGACCATCAGAAGAACCCGAGCTTCTGTCCGGAGTAGCTGACCAGCAGGTTCTTGGTCTGCTGGTAGTGGTCGAGCATCATCTTGTGGGTCTCGCGGCCGATGCCGGACTTCTTGTAGCCGCCGAAGGCGGCGTGCGCCGGGTAGGCGTGGTAGCAGTTCGTCCACACACGGCCGGCCTTGATCTCCCGGCCGAGGCGGTAGGCGGTGCTGCCGTCCCGCGTCCAGACGCCGGCCCCGAGGCCGTACAACGTGTCGTTGGCGATCTTCAGGGCCTCGTCGACCGAGTCGTAGGTGGTGACCGAGACGACGGGCCCGAAGATCTCCTCCTGGAAGATGCGCATGTCGTTGGTGCCGCGGAAGATCGTCGGCTCGATGTAGTAGCCGCCCTCCAGACCGGCGACGGCGCGGGGGTTGCCGCCGGTGAGGAGTTCGGCGCCCTCCTTCTTGCCGATGTCGATGTAGGAAAGGATCTTCTCGTACTGGTCGTTGCTGGCCTGGGCGCCGATCATGGTGGCCGGGTCCAGCGGGTCGCCGCTGACGATGGCCTTGGTGCGCTCGACGCAGCGGGCCATGAACTCGTCGTAGATCGACGAGTGGATGAGGGCCCGCGAGGGGCAGGTGCACACCTCGCCCTGGTTCAGCGCGAACATCACGAAACCTTCGACGGCCTTGTCAAGGAAGTCGTCGTCGGCGGCCATCACGTCCGGCAGGAAGATGTTGGGGCTCTTGCCGCCCAGCTCCAGCGTGACGGGAATGATGTTCTCGCTGGCGTACTGCATGATCAGGCGGCCCGTGGTGGTCTCACCGGTGAACGCCACCTTGGCCACCCGCGGACTGGACGCGAGTGGCTTGCCCGCCTCGACGCCGAAGCCGTTGACGACGTTGAGCACGCCCGGCGGGAGCAGGTCGGCGATGAGTTCGACCACCAGCAGCAGGCTGACCGGGGTCTGTTCGGCGGGCTTGATGACCACGCAGTTGCCGGCGGCCAGCGCGGGCGCCAGCTTCCAGGCGGCCATGAGGATCGGGAAGTTCCACGGGATGATCTGGCCGACCACGCCCAGCGGCTCGTGGAAGTGGTAGGCGACCGTGTCCGCGTCGATCTCGGCGATGCTGCCCTCCTGCGCACGGACCACGCCGGCGAAGTAGCGGAAGTGATCGATGGCCAGAGGGATGTCGGCGGCCAGCGTCTCACGCACCGGCTTGCCGTTCTCCCAGGTCTCCGCGACCGCGATCCTCTCCAGGTTCGCCTCCAGCCGATCGGCGATCCTGTTGAGGATGTTGGCCCGCTCCGTCGTGGAGGTGCGGCCCCACGCCGGTGCGGCGGCGTGGGCGGCGTCCAGGGCGAGGTCGATGTCGGCGGCGGAGGAGCGGGCCACCTCACAGAACGTCTTACCGGTGACCGGCGTCGTGTTCTCGAAGTACCGGCCCTCCACGGGGGCGACCCAGTCACCGCCGATGAAGTTGTCGTATCGCCGGGCGAAATTGACGATGCTGCCGTCTGTTCCTGGCTGCGCGTACACCATGGCGGCTCTCCTCGGGGGATGGTGAGTGCGGTACGACGGCCCACGCCGTCGTGATGCGGTGCACTCTGAGCCCCCGAGGTTGGCGGGAGGTTGGTGCCCTGGGGGCGAGGCGTCAGTCGCGCAGGGCCGCGCCGAGGCGGCCGGCCGCGACGGCGCGACGGGCGTCCCGCGGGCCGAGCAGGCTGAGAGCGTGCTCGTGCACCTCCACGTCGTACGGGGCCCGTTCGCCGTACCGCAGCGCGTGCTCCGGACGGGTGCTGGCGAGCACCGCCTCGCGCACCGCCACCTCGAGGTGGGTGCGCCACTCCGCGATGCCCGGCGCCTCGGACCAGGGCAGCAGCGGGCCCCGGTACAACCGCAGGGCCGTGTCCGCGTCCCCCTTCTCCAGCGCCCGCAGCACGTCGGCCGCGTCGCAGGACACAGGTGTGGTCAGCGCATAGCGACGGGTGGCGACACCGCCGTCGAGGGCGCGCCGCAGATGGGAGATCTCCGCCTTGAACGTGGACGCCGTCACCGGCCGGTCGCCGTACACGGCCTCACGGAGGCGTTCGGGGGAGTATCCGTCCGGTTCCAGCGCGAGCAGTGTCAGGATCTCCAGCTGCCGGGGCCGCAGGGGGAGGGGAGCGCCCTTGCGTACGGCTTGTCCGGGACCGAGGCAGGTGAGGTTCACGGGGCCGGTGTTGCCGCAGGGGCCCGATGGGGGCTCGGTTCGGAGCCAGGCCTCGACGGTGGCGACCAGCGAGCGCACCGTGGACATCGCGAGGGGGTTGGAGCGGTCCCAGGTGGTGGACATGTCCAGAACGCCGAGGACGCGTCCGTCCGGGCCGTGCACGGGAGCGCAGTAGCAGACCCAGTCGTGCAGGGCGGTCACCAGGTGCTCGGCCGAGAAGACGGAACACGGGCGGCCGGTGCGCAGCGCGAGGGACAACGCGTTGGTGCCCATGGCCTGCTCGTCCCACCGGCCGCCCGGCGCGAAGTTGACACGCTCGGCGCGCCGGCGCATGGCCCGCCCGCCGCACGTCCACAGAATCGTGCCGGACTCGTCGGTGAGCGCGGTGACGAACCCGGCGTCCTCCGCGATGCTGCGCAACTCGTCGGCGAGGCCGTCGACCGGCCGGCGCAGCGGCGAGCCGCTCCAGCGGTGCCGCACTGCGCCGTCGTCCGTGACCGGGGCGCTGTCCCGGCCCGGATCCACGCTGCTCAGCGAGCGAACCCACGATTCGGTCACGTCGTCGCGCACCGCTTCCAGACCGCTCGGTTTCGATCCCGCGGTCCTTATCTCCGGCACCAGGCGGGACCACTCGCTCTCCAGCGCGGCCCTGCGCCTCCGGAGGTCGCTGCGTTGTGACATGTGCTTTCCCTGTCATCGAACCGGGACGACCGACTATTGTCCGCAGGGACCGCGCCGGCGCACCCGTCCGAGCGGTCCGCACCACCTGTCCGATCGGACAGGTGCCGTAGTCCGGCGCGCGCACCTAGCGTGGTCTTCAGTTGGACGACAGTGTTATCGACCAACTCGGCGGTAAAATCAAGGTTGCATGTGCGTTGCGGGCTTCCCGCCCTTTGGAGGTCGCATGTCGCTCACGCCCCACGTCATGGTGGCGGCCGGTAACGACCCGAGTGCCGACTGGAGCCGCGACGAGTGCGGCTGCGAGCTCCTGGGGCCGCAGCGGACGAGCGCGGAGGCTGTGCGGCAGTCCGCCCGGCTGGCCAAGTTCCACGTGCCGGAGGTCGTGTTCGGGCCCGGTTCGCTCACGGAGCTCGGGCACTGCGCGCTGCGCCTCGGCGGTCGCCGGCCCTTCCTGGTCACCGATGCCGGGCTGATGGAGGCAGGCTGGGTGGACGAGGCGGTGTCCCACCTGCGGCGAGCCGGTCTGCGCCCTGTCGTGTGGTGCGACGTCACGCCCAACCCCAAGGACCATGAGGTCCAGGCCGGATTCCAGCGGTACGCCGCCAGCGGCTGCGACGTGATCGTGGGGATCGGCGGCGGCTCGGTCATCGACGCGGCCAAGGGCGTGGCGATTCTTTCGAGCAACGGCGGGCACATCCTCGACTACGAGGGCGTGGACCAGGTCGTGCAGCCCATCCCCCCGACCGTGATGGTGCCCTCCACCTCGGGCACCGGGGCGGACGTCTCCCAGTTCGCCGTGATCACCGACACCACCGAGCACGTCAAGATCACCATCGTGAGCCGCACGCTGGTACCTGAGATCTCGGTGATCGACCCGCGGCTGCTGACCACCATGCCGGACTGGCTCAACGCGGCAACCGGCCTGGACGCGCTGACGCACGCCATCGAGGCGTTCGTCTCCCGGGCGCACAATCCGCTGACGGACAACCACGCCCTGCACGCGGTCGAGCTGATCACCGCGAACCTGGTGCGCACCCAGGTCGACCCCAGGGACTTCGGAGCCCGGCTCGCCATGGCCCAGGCCGCGCTGGAGGCCGGCATGGCCTTCACCAACGCCATCCTCGGCGCGACGCACGCCATGAGCCACCAGGTCGGCGGCCTGCTGGACGCCCCGCACGGCGTGGTCAACGGCGTGCTCCTGCCGCACGTCATCCGGTTCAACGCCGAGGCGTGGCCGGAGCGCTTCGTCGCGCTGGGCGCGGCGGCCGGCCTTCCGGTCTCCGGTGTGCCGGCACAGGAGGTGGCCGAACAGCTCGCGGATCTGGTGCGCGCACTGGCGGACGACGTCGGCGTGCCGAAGGGGCTGGCGAGCCTCGGGGTCGCGGAGCGCGACGTGCCGGTCCTGGCCCGCACGACACTCAAAGACGCGTGCATGGCCACCAACCCCAGGGACGTCGACGTGCGGGACGTGGAGACACTGTTCCGCGAGGCACTGTGAGGCGATCCCGGTGAGCACCCCCGAACGTACGAACCGGACCGCCGACCTGGGAGTCCTGACCGGACTGCGGTCCGGCAAGCGGTCCTTCTACCCGGCGTACGTCCGCTCCACCGAGCGGCTGGAGCGGACCGTGGAGGCGCTCGACGGCATCTCCCGCGCCCTCGTGCGCACCGCGGAGGGGCCGCGCGCCCTGGTCGAGACCGTCGTACGGACCGCGGCCGAGCATCTGCGCGCCCGCTGGCTGCTGCTGGCCGTCGCCGACGGCGCGTTGCGGGCCGCCCGTCCACGGTTCCTGCTGTACGCCGACGACGTGTTCATCGACGACGAGACCCGCATACCCGTTGAGGTGCGTGACCATCTGGAGCTGCTGCGCACCCGCCCGTGGGAGGCTCAGGAGCCCGGCCGGGGCCGGGGCTGGGTGCGCGCGCCGATGACCCTGGACGACGAGCCGGTCGGCGGCATCGCCGCTGAGCCCGGCGCCGGTGTCGAGGTCGCCGACACGGACCTGGCCATCCTGCGGGTCCTCGCCAACCAGGCCGCCGTGGCGCTGCACCACACGTTCCTGTTCCACGCGGCGACGACCCTGCGCGGACGCGCCGAGGAACTGTCCGAGGCGGCGGAGCGGCAGGCCCGGGACCTTGCCGCGCGCAGCGCCGAGCTGGCCGAGACGCAGGCACGGCTGCTGGACGCGATGCAGCGGCAGGCCCTCGACGACGAGCGGCGTCGCATCGCGCGCGAACTGCACGACAGCGTCTCCCAGTATGTGCTCAGCGCCGGGATGACCGTCGAGGTGTGCCGCGCGGAACTGGCGGGCCTGGGCGGACAGGCCGCGGAGATCGCCGGACGGCTGGCCGGGGCCAAGGACCTCAACCGGCAGGCCGTGGAGCGGCTGCGCGCCGCGATCTACGCGCTCCACCACACCTCGCAGGAGCCGGCGGGCCCGCTCCCCGTGATGCTGCAGCGGCTGTCCACAGTGCACCTGCCCACGGAACTCGACGTCCGGGTACGAGTGGCGGGCAGTCCCTCGCCGCTGCCGCCCGAGGCCGAGCAGTCGATCCTCCGGATGACCGGCGAGGCCCTGTTCAACTCCGCCACGCACGGCAAGGCCGGCCGAGCACTGGTGCGCTTGCGGTATCTGCCCGAGATGCTCGTGCTGACCGTGTCAGACGACGGCGGCGGCGACCCTGCTCAGCTGCGCCGCGCGCTGCGCGTGTCCCGGGCGACCGATCTCGCCGGACGCCATCGCGGGCTGGCGAACATGGTGGCCCGGGCGGAGGAACTGGGCGGCAGGCTGTCGATCCGCCGGTCAGCCATGGGAGGAGTCCTGCTGCGGGTCGACGTCCCGCTGCCGGTGACGCGCGTCGGGGAGGCCAACGGATGACCACTGAGCAGCACACTCACGTACCCACGCAGGCTTTGCGGATCGTACTCGTCGACGACCACGCCATCGTCCGGCACGGACTGCGGTCGATCCTGGAGCGCGAGAGCGACCTGGAGGTGGTCGGCGAGGCGAGCACGGCCGCCGAGGCGGCCGCCGTCGTCGAACGGACGCGTCCGTCGATCGTGCTGCTCGATCTGAAGCTGTCCACCGCGGCCGACACAGAAGGCCTGGACCTGTGCGCCCGGCTGACACAGCGCCACCCGGACCTGGCGGTGCTGGTGCTCACCACCTTCCTCGACGACTCGCTGGTCGTGGAGGCGATCCAGCACGGTGCGCGCGGCTACGTCGTCAAGGACGTGGACACCACCGAACTGCTGCGCTCCATCCGCGCGGTGGCCCGTAACGAGAGCGCCTTCGACTCGCACGCGGCCGCGGCGATGGTGCGTTCGATGCGCGTGCAGCCGGAGCGGCCGAGGTTCACCGAACGGGAGTTGAAGGTCCTTCAGATGCTCGCCCATGGGCTGAGCAACCGGGAGATCGGCGGGGAGCTGTACATCTCGGAGACCACGGTGAAGTTCCACGTCCGCAACATCATGCGCAAGATGGATGCGGGGAGCCGGGCGGAAGTCGTGTACGAGGCGAGCAAGCTGGGAGTGATCTGACGGGCGGGAGGCCGGTCCCGGCCTCCCGCCCTCAGGTCATCCGCCGACGGCCGGGCGGCCGAGCGGCAGTCCGCGTCCTCCGGTGGCCAGCGACGTCACATGGAGAAAGAGGTAGCACCCGACCGCGACGAACGCGAAGACGGCGTATCCGCCCAGGGTCCGCAGTCCGCTGGATCCGTCGAGCGTGGCGCACAGCACCAGCGCGAGCGCCAGGTCGATCAGCGTGAACAGGACGGTGAAGGCGGCCGGCAGCCGGAGCGTGCTCACGGTCAGCAGCACGATCGTGACCAGCCAGGAGATAAGGAACAGGCCCTGTGTCCTGGTCGCGGTGCCGGCCGTGATGCCGAACCAGCCGTGGATGAGCCCGAGCACGAGCACCGCGTAGCTGAGCCAGAACCCGGTGAAGACACCGAAGATCGCCGCGACCGTGCTCTGCCCGAGGGCGGCCGCCCAGACCGCGGCGATCAGCTGGCCGAGTGCGGTGGCGGCCAGGATGATCGCGATCGGCGCTCCGGTGGCCTGAGCCGGGAGATAGCCCACCAGGGTGAGACCGAGGGCGATCGAACCGACCACGAAGGTGGGCACGCCGATCAGCGCCGGATCCCCGTCCAGCGGTCCGGGCGCCGCCTGAGGCCGGGGCTTGGCGTGAGCTGCGGCGGCGGCACCTGCCGCGTCCGTTTCCGAGACAGACATGAACGCTCCTTTGCGTTGTGTTCTTCGGGGTGGCGCAGTTCGTGGGGGAGCGGCTCAGCCGGGCTCGACGACCAGCCAGCCGCCGTGGAAGGCGCCGACCGAGAAGCGGTGGCCCGTGCGGCGGCCGAGGTCGGCGAGTTGCTCCGGGGTGAAGCACCGCACGTGGCCGTACGCGGCGGTCGGCTCGTCCTCGTACGGCACGGCCACCACCACCCGACGCCGGGCCAGCCGCAGCGCCTCGTGTACGACGGCGTCGCCGTGCCCGGCGTCGAGGTGCTCCAGCAGGTGGATGACGGTGACGGTGTCCACCGAGCGGTCGGGCAGCGGCACCCGGGAGGCGTCGCAGACCATCGCGTCGAGCGTGCGGCCCCGGGCACGGGCCACGGTGTCCAGCAGCCGCATCGTGCCCATGGAAAGGTCGGAGGCGATCACCGTCTGCCGCTCTCGCTCGGCGAGCAGCAGTGGCAGGAAGCCGAAGCAGGAGCCCAGGTCCAGCACACTGCCGGGGGTGACCAGGTCCAGCGTGCGCCGGTACACGGGCGCGAACCCGGCGATCGAGGAGTGCTCGGCCGGCTCCGGGGTCTGCCAGTACTGCCGGATGCGGGCCAGCGTGTTGTCGTAGAAGGTGGTCCAGGCGGGCAGCGGTCCGTCCACGCAGGAGCGCACCACCCCCGTGAAGACCCGCTCGAAGACATCGCTGCCGGACAGCCAGCCGGGGGCGAACAGCTCCTCGGCGAGCATCCCGGCCAGGTCGTTGTCCAACTGCTCGGGGAGCAGCGAGTGGCCCAGTTCGACGCGGCGGCCACGGCGGCGCAGCGTGAAGTGCTCGGTACGGACGATCGGCGGGGGGAACACGCTCTCGGTAACGGGCCTGTGGCGGATCACGCGGACCAGAGGGTCGGCGTACAGGCCGGGCGCGCCCGGTGCCAGCGGGTCGATGCGGCGCGCGGCGATCGCGCTGCGCAGGCTCGGGACACTCATGGCTGTGGCTTCCCCTGACGGTGTGCGGTGGTGTTCATCGGCCGGTCGCCTCCGTGGCCATCCGCAGGGCGGCGCGCTCCAGCCCGGTGAGGTCGGCGACCACCTGGACGCGGTCGCAGTACTCGGCGTAGCGAGGCAGGTCACAGGCGCCCAGGCCCCAGGAGTAACGCGGCTCCGGGGTCAGCCAGATGGTCTGGCGCACCCGCCGCGTGATCTCCGCGAACGCCTCGGTCCGCGGTGGATTGCCGTTGCCGCGGCCGTCACCCAGTACCAGGAGCGTGGCGCGGCGGCCCAGCGCCGGCGTGTGTTCGGTCAGCAGCGTCTCGAAGGTCCGGCCGTAGTCGGACGTCGCGTCCACGTCCAGCAGACCGCCGGCCGGCAGCCCGTCGAAGACCAGCCCCAGCGCCCGCTCCAGCGGGTGCTCGGCGAACAGCTCGGTGATCTCGGTGGGTTCGTCCACGAAGGCGTAGCTGCGCACCTGTCCGAACAGGGACTGCAGCCCGTGCACCAGGTGCAGGGTGAAGCGCGCCGTGGCCCGCACCGACAGCGAGACGTCCGCGAGGATCACCAGGCGGGGCCGGTCCTCGGCGCGGGTGACGGTGACGGGCCGGAACGGCACGCCGTCGTACCGTATGTTGCGGCGCATCGTGCGGCCGGGATGGACACGGCCCGTCGGGGTGTTGCGCTTGCGGCTGGTCAGGGCGCCGTGCACGCTGCGGCCCACCCTGCGCAGCGCCTCCTCCAACTGGCCGCGCTCATCCTCGTCCACCGTTTCCAGGCGGGCGCGTTCGGCGATCCGGCCGGACTCGACGGCCACGGCCTGCAGTTCGGCCAGCCGGTCGAGATGCCGTTTCAGCAGCTCGGGCAGGTTCTCGATGACACCCGCCAACTGCTGCTTCGGCGTGTCGGGTTCGAGACCATCGTCGGTCTCGGGGGTGAGCCGGCCGAGCAGGGCGTCCTGCTGGGCGACGGTGAGGGTCGCGTCGATGGGCTGCCCGGTCGCCGACGCGAGCCGTCCGGGGATCCCGGCGCCGTGCAGCCGCTCGGTCTCCAGCTGGACGGACGGGCTGTCGTCGCGCCCGCCGGTCGCGCCGTCCTTGGACAGCACGATCTCGTCGGTCATCGACGCCAGATCGATCTTGTTGGCTTCCTGGTGCAGGTTGTACTGCTGGGCCAGGTCCTGCTGGTCGAAGAAGTCGCGGATGTCGGACGGCTTGCCGTGGCTGTGCCCCTGCTGAGGCGTCTCGGACGGCTCGTCGGAGACGGTGAACGACTCCAGTTCGCCGGTGTCGGTCAGGTCGTCGTGCGCATGAGTGTGGCCGTGGCCGGCGGAGTCGCCCGCCACCGGGCGCAGGGAGAAGAACGCGGTGAACAACTCGTCGAACAGCGCGTCGTCGCGCCGGTCCTTCACGAGTGTCATGCGCAGTGCCTCGCGCAGCGTCTCGCGCCCGGCGAGCATGCCGGGCTGGGCCGCCCCGCGCATGGCGTCCATCGCCTCCGACACGGAGATCCGCAGCCCGAACAGCCGCAGGACA
This genomic interval from Streptomyces sp. NBC_00557 contains the following:
- a CDS encoding DUF779 domain-containing protein; amino-acid sequence: MVARTGRVELTPAAEDLVRRLAGTHGPLMFHQSGGCCDGSAPMCYPRGEFRVGASDVLLGHVAGDIPFWMSADQYAYWRHTHLTVDVVPGRGSGFSLEAPEGVRFLLRSRVLTDEEWERLAGEPPLPTGADTDG
- the adh gene encoding aldehyde dehydrogenase, whose translation is MVYAQPGTDGSIVNFARRYDNFIGGDWVAPVEGRYFENTTPVTGKTFCEVARSSAADIDLALDAAHAAAPAWGRTSTTERANILNRIADRLEANLERIAVAETWENGKPVRETLAADIPLAIDHFRYFAGVVRAQEGSIAEIDADTVAYHFHEPLGVVGQIIPWNFPILMAAWKLAPALAAGNCVVIKPAEQTPVSLLLVVELIADLLPPGVLNVVNGFGVEAGKPLASSPRVAKVAFTGETTTGRLIMQYASENIIPVTLELGGKSPNIFLPDVMAADDDFLDKAVEGFVMFALNQGEVCTCPSRALIHSSIYDEFMARCVERTKAIVSGDPLDPATMIGAQASNDQYEKILSYIDIGKKEGAELLTGGNPRAVAGLEGGYYIEPTIFRGTNDMRIFQEEIFGPVVSVTTYDSVDEALKIANDTLYGLGAGVWTRDGSTAYRLGREIKAGRVWTNCYHAYPAHAAFGGYKKSGIGRETHKMMLDHYQQTKNLLVSYSGQKLGFF
- a CDS encoding transcriptional regulator codes for the protein MSQRSDLRRRRAALESEWSRLVPEIRTAGSKPSGLEAVRDDVTESWVRSLSSVDPGRDSAPVTDDGAVRHRWSGSPLRRPVDGLADELRSIAEDAGFVTALTDESGTILWTCGGRAMRRRAERVNFAPGGRWDEQAMGTNALSLALRTGRPCSVFSAEHLVTALHDWVCYCAPVHGPDGRVLGVLDMSTTWDRSNPLAMSTVRSLVATVEAWLRTEPPSGPCGNTGPVNLTCLGPGQAVRKGAPLPLRPRQLEILTLLALEPDGYSPERLREAVYGDRPVTASTFKAEISHLRRALDGGVATRRYALTTPVSCDAADVLRALEKGDADTALRLYRGPLLPWSEAPGIAEWRTHLEVAVREAVLASTRPEHALRYGERAPYDVEVHEHALSLLGPRDARRAVAAGRLGAALRD
- a CDS encoding iron-containing alcohol dehydrogenase; this translates as MSLTPHVMVAAGNDPSADWSRDECGCELLGPQRTSAEAVRQSARLAKFHVPEVVFGPGSLTELGHCALRLGGRRPFLVTDAGLMEAGWVDEAVSHLRRAGLRPVVWCDVTPNPKDHEVQAGFQRYAASGCDVIVGIGGGSVIDAAKGVAILSSNGGHILDYEGVDQVVQPIPPTVMVPSTSGTGADVSQFAVITDTTEHVKITIVSRTLVPEISVIDPRLLTTMPDWLNAATGLDALTHAIEAFVSRAHNPLTDNHALHAVELITANLVRTQVDPRDFGARLAMAQAALEAGMAFTNAILGATHAMSHQVGGLLDAPHGVVNGVLLPHVIRFNAEAWPERFVALGAAAGLPVSGVPAQEVAEQLADLVRALADDVGVPKGLASLGVAERDVPVLARTTLKDACMATNPRDVDVRDVETLFREAL
- a CDS encoding MadS family sensor histidine kinase; its protein translation is MSTPERTNRTADLGVLTGLRSGKRSFYPAYVRSTERLERTVEALDGISRALVRTAEGPRALVETVVRTAAEHLRARWLLLAVADGALRAARPRFLLYADDVFIDDETRIPVEVRDHLELLRTRPWEAQEPGRGRGWVRAPMTLDDEPVGGIAAEPGAGVEVADTDLAILRVLANQAAVALHHTFLFHAATTLRGRAEELSEAAERQARDLAARSAELAETQARLLDAMQRQALDDERRRIARELHDSVSQYVLSAGMTVEVCRAELAGLGGQAAEIAGRLAGAKDLNRQAVERLRAAIYALHHTSQEPAGPLPVMLQRLSTVHLPTELDVRVRVAGSPSPLPPEAEQSILRMTGEALFNSATHGKAGRALVRLRYLPEMLVLTVSDDGGGDPAQLRRALRVSRATDLAGRHRGLANMVARAEELGGRLSIRRSAMGGVLLRVDVPLPVTRVGEANG
- a CDS encoding MadR family response regulator transcription factor, which codes for MTTEQHTHVPTQALRIVLVDDHAIVRHGLRSILERESDLEVVGEASTAAEAAAVVERTRPSIVLLDLKLSTAADTEGLDLCARLTQRHPDLAVLVLTTFLDDSLVVEAIQHGARGYVVKDVDTTELLRSIRAVARNESAFDSHAAAAMVRSMRVQPERPRFTERELKVLQMLAHGLSNREIGGELYISETTVKFHVRNIMRKMDAGSRAEVVYEASKLGVI
- a CDS encoding GPR1/FUN34/YaaH family transporter, translating into MSVSETDAAGAAAAAHAKPRPQAAPGPLDGDPALIGVPTFVVGSIALGLTLVGYLPAQATGAPIAIILAATALGQLIAAVWAAALGQSTVAAIFGVFTGFWLSYAVLVLGLIHGWFGITAGTATRTQGLFLISWLVTIVLLTVSTLRLPAAFTVLFTLIDLALALVLCATLDGSSGLRTLGGYAVFAFVAVGCYLFLHVTSLATGGRGLPLGRPAVGG
- the mftM gene encoding mycofactocin oligosaccharide methyltransferase MftM; this encodes MSVPSLRSAIAARRIDPLAPGAPGLYADPLVRVIRHRPVTESVFPPPIVRTEHFTLRRRGRRVELGHSLLPEQLDNDLAGMLAEELFAPGWLSGSDVFERVFTGVVRSCVDGPLPAWTTFYDNTLARIRQYWQTPEPAEHSSIAGFAPVYRRTLDLVTPGSVLDLGSCFGFLPLLLAERERQTVIASDLSMGTMRLLDTVARARGRTLDAMVCDASRVPLPDRSVDTVTVIHLLEHLDAGHGDAVVHEALRLARRRVVVAVPYEDEPTAAYGHVRCFTPEQLADLGRRTGHRFSVGAFHGGWLVVEPG
- a CDS encoding VWA domain-containing protein; this translates as MHRFVRVLRLFGLRISVSEAMDAMRGAAQPGMLAGRETLREALRMTLVKDRRDDALFDELFTAFFSLRPVAGDSAGHGHTHAHDDLTDTGELESFTVSDEPSETPQQGHSHGKPSDIRDFFDQQDLAQQYNLHQEANKIDLASMTDEIVLSKDGATGGRDDSPSVQLETERLHGAGIPGRLASATGQPIDATLTVAQQDALLGRLTPETDDGLEPDTPKQQLAGVIENLPELLKRHLDRLAELQAVAVESGRIAERARLETVDEDERGQLEEALRRVGRSVHGALTSRKRNTPTGRVHPGRTMRRNIRYDGVPFRPVTVTRAEDRPRLVILADVSLSVRATARFTLHLVHGLQSLFGQVRSYAFVDEPTEITELFAEHPLERALGLVFDGLPAGGLLDVDATSDYGRTFETLLTEHTPALGRRATLLVLGDGRGNGNPPRTEAFAEITRRVRQTIWLTPEPRYSWGLGACDLPRYAEYCDRVQVVADLTGLERAALRMATEATGR